The following nucleotide sequence is from Mugil cephalus isolate CIBA_MC_2020 chromosome 18, CIBA_Mcephalus_1.1, whole genome shotgun sequence.
ctctctctcaggcgACGTGCTGCTGAGTATCAATGGGCAGGACTTGACGTACCTGAGCCACGGCGAGGCCGTGGGGACCCTGAAGGCCAGCGCCGCCTCGCCGTCAGTGCAGCTGAGGGTGCTGGAGGTCAGCATGGTGGAGGAGCACGAGCACGACGAGCTGCTGCCTCACACTCACGACAGCGACTTTGATGCCAACTGGTCCCCCTCGTGGGTCATGTGGCTGGGCCTGCCCAGGTGAGCGTTCAGGTGATCAAGGATTCGCACAAGCAAACGTGGGAAGTGGTGGTCGTGCTGGGTTCAGATGTTCATGGGAATGTCGACCTCTGCGTGTACGGTTCAGGAGTTGTGACGTGTCGACAAACGTAAACATCTAGTAGTTGagtaaaatgttgatatttccaTCAACTTTCTCTGTTCCTTtgcattaacctcctgaggccctgcgtcctcatatggggacaggtTTTAGGTTTGGTTTAGCTTCACCCTCATAAGTGACCACCTTTATCtgtcatctagtggtagcaaagggtcaatacaccgGTCGGCTACAGcgactaattagcaagtacccatttgaggacgttgggattacACGTCCTGATCAAAGATGATGCTtcgtttttatatttcttaccTCCTTGGAGGAATTAACAGCACATAATagataaaagctcgggtctcaggaggttaagctaccctgttgttagcttgctaaactagCTTTCAGGTCAGTTGCCTTACAGCCGTGTTCTCACTGTGCAGGGCTTTACTTTACTATTTTACTGTTTCCTTTATTGAGACAGTACGTGAGCACGTACACGTAAATATGCCAGATTGTAGCTAGAGGCTAGTTTCCATCTGTAGTCCCTTggcaaacaagaaaaatatagaaattagtacaacaacaacaataagagtgtgaaacatacaaattaaaaaCGTACGATATTTGACACAACGCACACAATACAATAATTAATAGTAAGTTAGCTTAATAGCCGTTGTACACGAAACAGTTTGTTTGCGCAACTTCCCATGTTGTAACCACTTGTCTTTGAGACCTGTTTGGTCCgttttacagattctttttgCACAATGATCTGCTTTTTTGCACTGCCCACGTTTACTATCTTGGCAATTATATTCCAAtatttttagcatttctttaattcccagcccacactgtatatactgactgtcagaATGCTGCTATATTCCtctatattctttcaaatttgatattgtcttatattgtttttttttgtatatatttgttatgtaattctgcgctactgtgacaaagtaatttcccatacgtgggataaataaacgttgtcttatgtcttattTGAATCCGCTATGCAAGGTTGCTGTGGCAACCGTGAATGTACGTATCATGCTGACCAATGAGCGGAAGGAGCTGCAAAACGCTACTCTCAAATTCTGGGCTTGGGGACGATTGGTTTGGTCGACCGTCTCGTTAAATGACATTTTGCAGCTGGTCTCAGTTCGTCTCTCCTTCTTGACCGCCTTCACTCTCGTCGCTCTCTTCTTGCAGCTACCTGCACAGTAGTCACGAGATCGTTCTGCGGAGGAGCCATCCCGGCAGCTGGGGCTTTAGCATCGTTGGGGGATACGAGGAAAGCCATGGCAACCAGGCGTTCTTCATCAAGACCATCGTCCTCGGCACACCTGCGTACTACGACGGCCGCCTCAAGTGAGTCATCAGTCATTCCCTACGTGACTATGTTATGGTAgcaattattgttgtatacattattgttgttcccgtatttattcatataattTAACATATAATTTTTTGAGCATATTGAGACAGCTCTTATAGCTTCGTAGGCAAAtatttccagtgtttttttttgttttttttaccaagcTTTATTAGTGTGGCCTTATTCTGCCGCACCATCACAATCTTATCTCCCGTcgtaataaaacaaactaataaaagaaaTCTGGTCTGTGTACACAGACTACATAAATGTAGGTCAAAAGAAATTAGCAGTGGTGTCGGCATCAAAAAGGCCGGTGAACTCTGTCCCATACTTCAGAAGTAGAGGGAAGTTATTGGACATGCCAACTAACTCTAAGATTTATCTTTAAGGGTCAAATCATTCCTCAGCGGATACTTTGAGGTCATTCTTTAAAGATTTAAAGGTGTGTCTTGTGATATTCTCATGAGCCGCACTGCTGCATGCCGTCAAGATAAAAAGTCTGGCGTTTGAAGTCTCCAGCTTATTATTTTAGTCAGATTACTATGCAGATCGTCTGGGTCACTTCATATAATGCTCTGGTTGTATTCGAATGGCACATAACGCAAACTGTACTGCCTTGCCTCCCGGTGCCATCCTAGGTGCGGCGACATGATAGTGGCGGTGAACGGCCTGTCGACGGCAGGAATGAGCCACTCGGCGCTGGTGCCCATGTTGAAAGAGCAGCGCAGCCGGGTGGCGCTCACCGTGGTCTCCTGGCCCGGCAGTCTGGTATAGCTGATCAGATGAGCAGCGGGCTGCGCACCACGTCCACCCCTGAATGTTCTATATTAGGAACGACCTTGGCCAAAGTGAACTGGTACACGCTACTGTCCATCGCTCCATACCGGGCTTAATCCAGGACCAAAAGCATTCAGAGCTGTTGTAGACCCAGCAGGACCGAGCCTGTCCTGACCAGGTGGGACCTGATCCAGATCGTGCCACGTCACTCGACAGACTGCACTCTcaaacacactgctgtgttCATATGGTCATGTTGTCTTCACTCCCACGGGGAGAATGGTACTGCAACTGTTAACAGGCGATCTGTGCTGTATTCACCTCACCAGGCAGTTGTAGAATCCAGGGCTGTATTCAGGTGGATGCATCGTTGCAGGTAgagattaaaacatttcagtctGCGATTTTTTTTGTCGTCTAGATAAGTGACcgctaaaaaaaattaaataaatcactctAATCAAGATGTTCTGCAACGCCAGTGCTGTGTCCAACTGAATAAGCCCCAGGCCTTATTAGAAACCTGCCACATCCTGGGGGCTCAACCGCCTCCAGGCCtcatcaccatgacaaccagCTGTCCCTTCAGCTGGAGTTTTAtacatgtgtgaatgtgtgttctgttttgtttaataaaaatttCCTTCCAAGGATGAAAAGGAGTGTGCTTTTGGAAGgcagttttgcacatttatgcACACACAGTCCGACTTAAAGAGGTGTAGAAGCGGTGTACTGCTTATTCGTGAGGCTTTATTCACACttttataaacaaaaacataactgggaggaaaaaagaaaaaaaagaaaaaaaaagacaaagtgttTTCCACTAATTATCACATGCAAGCAGATTTCATAATGCAGCCTCAAGATTTCTTCTCCTCTAAAGTGGTTTTGCGCAGCTTTGCAGCAAGCTTGTTGGTCTCCGCTTGATTGGCTGCAGCTGCCAGTTTGACCTGCAGTGCCAGCCGCCAGGGCTGATTCTTTTTAGGGCGCAGTTTCTGGAAGGGGAGTGGAAAAGTAGACATAACAAGGACAGAGGGAAGAAGTCACATTTCCTgcatatatatgaaaaaaaaaatagtgtaaaaaaaaaaaaaaaaaaaaaataggtcgGCGTTACCTTCAGCTTTTTCTTTGCTGGGTCATGCACGACTCCGTGTCGCCACATGCTTTCCTAGAATGACGACACCAGTTACCAACTTACACCATCAGCAATTTTACTGACTAAGTTACCCAAATATGAAATCTTATCAGGTTTCATGATGCCCATTTATGAAGATCTGACACCCAAATATAACTACTTAGACTACTTTCCTGTAATCTACACTCTGCACAGTTTGACCGGCATCCAAAAATAGTTCAATCcactcatccaggtcatggtaaaaTAAAGCAAAGGCACCTGGACTTGTTTGAACTTTTCCTCAGAGGAGTTGCGATCAAGAAACCTCTTGTTCTGTTGCATGTAAGGAGTCAACTTGCCACATTTAACGTCAAagatccccccccctcccatacACTTGACATTTTTACTTGTCACGAGAAGGAAAGCGCGGGTGAATTTACACTatatacatcatcagtttcccCCCAGAGCTTTTCTTACTGTGACAGGTCCAAACGTATACCATGAAAGTAGTGAGGGCTTACCTTCATTGCAAAGCTCTTCCCACAGCCGGGGTAGGCGCAGCTAAACGGTTTCTTCTTATCATGGTCTCCCACCACGTGACTCTCCAGGTTGAAGCGTCGAGTGAACTTCTTGTCGCAGCCTCTCCTGGGGCACGTGAACATCCTCCTCTCCCCGGAGTGGACGCGCAGCTCGTGCTGGCGCAAGAACCAGGCGTTGTTGAACAGCTTCTTGCACGCTCCACACGGCACCTTGACTGCGTGCAAAGCGGGCCATTAAAACGAGAGCTCAGCTCAGCGACCGGTGCTGcagctccaacatttctacctTTGTGTTCTTTTCTGTGCTTCAGGAGTTCTGTCCACGTTTTGCCTCGGAACGGACATTCCTCGGCCTCGCATGGGTACCCTGCACCAAAAGGGAGACAACGGGCTTTAGTTGTAGgcatgtttaaatataaatagcaTTCTGGTTACTGGCAAACCTTGATGCACTTTCTCGTGATGCTTCAGTTTTCCATGAGTGGGAAATTCTCTTGTGCATCCGTTGACTGTGCAgctacaaaaagaaacaaagtttaGACTCAAGGtaaaactaaaatcagagtCCTTTTTGTGCATTTGCTGCAAAGCCACTCACTGAAAAGGTAGAATCTGTTGGTGCTCATACGTGTGGGCTTTCAGCTGGTTCCTCTTGTTGAAATCCTTCCCGCAGCCTTTTTGTTCACACTGAAGGAGATTAAAACAATCACAAGCACATCCAAAGACAACAGAAACCTTGCATCGTAACGGGTGAACGTGAGGTACTTTGTATCGCTTCTCCTGGTGCTGGTGGACTCGAGCCGTGTGGTTCTTCAGGCTGGCGTTCGTGATAAATGCCTCGGAGCATCCATGAGCCGCACACCTGGAGAGAAGAGCCGGCCGCTTGAGAAACGCCAGTTGttgtttcaaaaacaaaaagcacagaGGCTTACTTGTGTGGTTTTTCCCCGCTGTGAGCGAGCTCATGTCTGGTGAGTTGATAGCGAGTACAAAAGCTCTTGTCACAGTTGTCGCAGGAGAAGGGTTTCTAGCATCAGGGACGACATATTGACGCAAACCAAACGACATTTACCGGCCATTAATAGTCAGCTGAACACCTTTCAGTTCTGATCCCCTTACCAATCCTGTGTGCTTGCAAAGATGAGCCTCTAGCTTCCACGACTTACTGAACGTAGCTTTACAGTCGGAAAAAGAGCAAACGTAGCTTTTTTGACTTTGCAACCTCTCCCCCATCTTTGCTAAGAGATGTCAGGTGTAGTGTTGTGGTCAAAACTTGTTGTAAAGGGGGCAGGACACTTGGTGACCTACAACCACCAACTCACCTGTGCCTAATTTATCCTATTGGAACGTACCAATTAGGGCGGAATAGGGGTGTCACAAAGCACCACGAGAAGCCCTTTTCACACCGACTCGGCTGTGCAGGATTGTGCTACCGCTGATCCAATACGTGAGGTGCTAGAAAATGATTCAGGCGCCCGACTTTAACAGCGATTCCACTGATACTCAAACATTATAAACGTCCGGGAGTCTCTCCTCCACAGTGATTGATTCGGGCTTTAAAGATGTCACCCAGGCTTTTAAACGGCGCGAGTCCCTATCTGTTGATCTGCCGCGTGGTGCACAGGAAGGAACAGAGGCGACTGTCTGTCTCcactgatcacacacacacacacacacacacacacacacacacacacgcgcgcaagATTTACTCCTCAAATCTTAATCTTATCAACCCTGCAATAATGCTCCTCGATAGCTGTGATTTATTGTTGTCAGAAATTCAGTGAGATTCTTAATCAACCTCCCACAGACTATAAAGGTGGAGTATGTACATGTTGCAAGAAGGAAAATAAGCATTTGTCGTCTCAGAAACTGAATTCAGTCCAGTGCTCTTTAAGTGGAACATCCTTGTTTGACCTAATATGGCGGCTGACTTATGGCTATGGCAATTTTAGGCAGACATTAGTCATGTCACTAAGACTCTTTATGACTTAGCTTTCCACTTGTGCTAACGTTGTTTGAGCGCAGCGTTTTAGCTAAATTTAACAcatgtatttttgtctttaaaagccACTTTAACTTTAAACTCGTGACATTTACAGTATAAAAGTTAGTGATTAAACAGTGAGTGTTACAGTGACGTGAGTAAAGAAGTTATGTGTCAGCATACGTTAAAAGCATACAAGGCCAGTTAAATGTGAGTATGTGACTGCGTTTAGATGCATTTTATTGCTATGAGTGTAACCTTTGATCTGAAAAAGTAAGAACATGATATTTATTCTAGAAAAGGTACATAGGTTTGCTTTAGTTCAGGGGcctttaacgtttttcaggccaaggacccccaaaactATCTActatatcctcctgagaccccatgacctcatatggggacattaggttttaggtttgttccAGATTTGTTCCAGGTTTgaaagagacacttttgtctgacATGTACTGGTATTGAAGGGTCAgtacatttgtttattcttattaacaGTTTGATATGGTTTGAAAATTCAACAAATTCACAAATTGcacatttgaggacgttggatcgtttccaattctgcttttgcattaaaatgagcagttttatattttggttacacatttatttgtgtgattTACTATAATATTCAGTGAAATACTCCCTATGTCCACCTCATTTCCACTTCCAGTTTAAAGTTGAtggttattttttatacttcttaggtcccaCTAATCCCATATGCTCTACATTAAACTCGggctagtgccatttataaatatacattattattatcactttgcatccaatattaaactatccctcatccctttactaaaatatgtttgattcatgttaatggaatttaaatttgtgggggaaactaaaacaaaatatatgaaaaatgtctaatcaaccaaagattttgcgaccccacccctgcagtacctctgcggacccccttgGGGGGTTGTGCTACACCTCCTATTCACTTAAAGCATTACTTTaaacattattcatatttaaattccTATGTATTATATTAACAATCTTTGAGTGATTAATGCAAAAACATTACATAACGGTAGCATCACACCTGAACAAGTGCATTTAATATGCAAGGGAGGATTtgtcgatttaaaaaaaaaaaaattgatcgatttagataaaataaaatcaaaatttaaaggtttacaaaaaaaaaaaaagtcaatgacAATCCAGTCAGGCTATCTGCTTGTCTAAACATTACAGGTCACCCTCTGCACCCATGCCATGCTCTCATGTGAAACCTTTGACTGACTTCTGTGAATAAGGCCTATTGAGAGCCTGTTGGGCGTTACCTCAGTGCCCTCCCACGCTTCTGGTAAGCATGCCTGGGTCAGTTGACACTGTtatcagcctcctcctcttctcatccggcccccaccgccaccgccaccaccaccaccaccacctccctccacctgtGCTGTCAGGGACGGGATCAATACAGCTGGCCCAATATCCACATATAAGGCCATGCCTACACCTGTCTCTGATAACCACACAGACTCCCGCCCCacctatcacacacacacagatacagcaTGCACTCTGTTTGGCCCGCAGTGGGATTTTCTTGGTGGTTTTGTGAAACCGTAAAGGCCTTTCCCAAACAGGGACCGTCACACCCACACAAATATTATTCTCAAGACCACTGCAGGTCCTTAAAGGGCTGGGAGATTATGAGGGATGATTGTCAAACGTCTTAAGTGTCTGAAGCAAACTTGAGCATTTCCATCTTGTATGTTTTTAAGCTTGGATTTCTCCTCTTTAAAATTCGTGAACAAATGTATACAACAATGTGCACATTTATCTTAGAGCTTTTCAAGATTTAAATTGATTGAAACTTTACTGCTAACGTACCACTAACACATATAATACTGTACGTAGAACTGTAACGCTCTGAAATGGTGCAATTGTatgattttaagtttaaatttgaatgttttcGAGAATTGTTTCCTGAATTTTGCACCTTCGCTCAAGTGCAGCTTAAAAAGCAGGATgcacgccgatcagccacaacattaaaaccactgagaggaatAACATCGACCTTCTTGTGACAGTTCTTCGTTCTGGTGGGAAATTTTAGACTTAGAGTTAGtttaaaaatattgaattaaCGTGTAAAGGTTTAGTATCCTGTAAATACTCCACAGATCTTATAAGGACTCATTTTCAACAGAGAGCGACTAGAAATGAAATGTAACTTGTGAAAATGTTCACAAACAAATGTGTTCCCACTATGGGTGAGGAGAACCTTCAGATTTCCAGCAGAGGTGTGAAGGCAGATCATTGTGAAATGTCATATCTCCGCTTCATGCTATGCAATCGTCCCACACAAAACACTCGTCTGTGCCCGTGTCCAATTAtctactgtttgtgtgtgtgcgcggttAATGTGTAACGCCCCGGGTCGATGCAGCTGCTCCGAGCCGCTGGCCGAGCTGACAGGCTCaatctgtgtgtgtcaaacaTGCGTGATTAAGGAGTTCATAGTGCTCCACGCTTTTATCCACAGGCCTCGTCTCTctgccctcctctctctccctctctcttctcgcTTGCTTTCTGTTTACCTTTTGTTTCTTCAATCAGTAACTTCCATGAGTCAGTGCCACGCATGACGCTCTGGTGTGACGGTgagaacacgcacacacacacacacacacacacacacacacacacacacacaaaggaccTACTGTAGATGTTTAGGAGAAAATCCAACAAGGTGCAGGGGAAATACACAGTGAACAATTTCAAATCCAGATATTCCCTGAAGCTGAACGCTGTGAGAATGCAGAAAAATGAATAGATAACGTTTCCCTTATCTAAATACTCCAAGGAAAATCCAGACCCTGCCAATCAATACCAAGGGCTTTGGCTGCCAACTTGCCTAGTGATTGattgcattttgttttccatccgTTTTTCCTGGTTTTATCTCGTCAGCTCGTTGGACACTTATTACTCCGTCCTGATAAGGTCTGAATTCCCTGACCTCGGGCCTACAGGGTTGTGAAGGCGCAGGAAGGCGACCTGGGCAGGGTTATCTCTGAGGGGGGACACCATTGTCCACAATGGGGTTCATTTTGGGGTCTTTTTAATGCCTTAATTTTGGtttctttggtttggtttcttttggacgagcaaaaataaaaaaaaataataataaataatgggTCTCTGGCCTGATTCCCCCGtcagcctcctccttcctgAGCTGCAGGCCCTATCTCTGTAAACTGGTCCTAATTTGTGTAAATATTGGGTAAAGTACTGAGGTGGGATGAGATAACCTATTTGTCACATAACCAGCCAGCCATTCAGCCTCCACTGATTAAACAGCACACATCAAgtgctccacacacacacacacacacacacacacacacacacacacacacaggtacggCCCTATGGAGCctaaaagtgaatattttactGCCATTTTTGATTTTATGAACAGAATAGACTTTATTTCCAATTGCACAACCACTGTTACATTGAAATGCTTGTGCGAAGTTCCCTGATTggtcaaatttttttttattattattttttaaatgtattaattaatatataaataaaggcaaaaataCATCCTTTAATTTCAAAGAGAAAACTGATTTATACAGAGgaatataaattaataatgtACAGTGTAAAATAAGTGCATGAGTGTTCGTCCCTTTCAGGTCAATATTTAGTGGATGTGGTTGCAGTTGCAGCACCTTATTGTCTTTAAACGTGTAGATTTCCTCGTATGCAAATTTTATTTACCATGATTCCACTTACTATTAACACATAAAAAGAGGGAAACCATAGAAGAGAATAAACactttaatataatatacagtataaacatTAACAGTATGAAATATTAATCTGAACATACGATCATGTTAGGGTTGTATTTCTATTAAAATGAATCCTGAGTGAACATGGTGAAATACTTGGTCAACTATTTAGATCTGAGAAATATTTTGACAGTTATTAAAAACTTGTTTGACTATAAACAACTCGATGGATCTCATTGTTTCTTTTAGTATCTAAACTCCTGTTTTAGCTtcacgttatttatttatgttattttatctatttttttatttaattacttttaaacTGACTCCCTGTCAAcaaaatttcctttttttaataagatttttttataaaaaaaaatgtctttactgTCG
It contains:
- the gtf3ab gene encoding general transcription factor IIIA, b yields the protein MGERLQSQKSYVCSFSDCKATFSKSWKLEAHLCKHTGLKPFSCDNCDKSFCTRYQLTRHELAHSGEKPHKCAAHGCSEAFITNASLKNHTARVHQHQEKRYKCEQKGCGKDFNKRNQLKAHTYEHQQILPFHCTVNGCTREFPTHGKLKHHEKVHQGYPCEAEECPFRGKTWTELLKHRKEHKVKVPCGACKKLFNNAWFLRQHELRVHSGERRMFTCPRRGCDKKFTRRFNLESHVVGDHDKKKPFSCAYPGCGKSFAMKESMWRHGVVHDPAKKKLKKLRPKKNQPWRLALQVKLAAAANQAETNKLAAKLRKTTLEEKKS